The following coding sequences are from one Humulus lupulus chromosome X, drHumLupu1.1, whole genome shotgun sequence window:
- the LOC133806954 gene encoding uncharacterized protein LOC133806954: MLGETNPSNVGKRIILPSSFIGGPRDMRKRYIEPMALVQSYGKPDIFLTMTCNPNWREITNELSPHEESQSRPHLVARVFHAKLEGLNDRLFKRQISRKLSAYVYVIEHQKRGLPHAHFLIILQNEWKLHAPESFDEIISVEIPDKNTKIHLHNVVVKHMMHGPCGVLNPSNVFMKGNRGCKSNYPKNYAPATTVGNDCFPIYRHSNNGMTVKVRGQNLANRWVVPYNPYLLATFDSHINVEICSTIKAVKYPYKYIYKSHDRVAFNLVSKTNNQQVDEIQQFKLARWIAPPEEIWRIYGFIINEMSPAVYSLHLHLEDQHPVTFRANDNLINILNLDHSRKSMLTQFFALNRVDENAKKLLYKKNS; encoded by the coding sequence ATGCTTGGGGAAACAAATCCTTCTAATGTTGGGAAACGGATTATACTCCCATCTTCTTTTATTGGAGGTCCAAGAGACATGAGAAAAAGATATATCGAACCAATGGCTTTAGTTCAAAGTTATGGCAAACCTGACATTTTCTTAACGATGACATGCAATCCAAACTGGCGAGAAATTACAAATGAACTAAGTCCACACGAGGAGAGTCAAAGTCGACCTCATTTGGTTGCTCGAGTCTTTCATGCGAAATTGGAAGGATTAAATGACCGGTTATTCAAAAGACAAATATCCAGAAAATTGTCGGCATATGTCTATGTTATTGAGCACCAAAAAAGGGGTCTTCCGCATGCCCACTTTTTAATTATCTTACAAAATGAGTGGAAACTCCATGCACCAGAATCTTTTGATGAGATCATATCAGTGGAGATACCTGATAAAAATACAAAGATCCACCTCCATAACGTTGTTGTCAAGCACATGATGCATGGACCATGTGGAGTATTGAATCCATCAAATGTTTTCATGAAAGGAAATCGTGGATGCAAAAGTAATTATCCAAAGAATTATGCACCTGCAACAACTGTTGGAAATGATTGCTTCCCAATATATAGGCACTCAAACAATGGAATGACTGTGAAGGTTCGAGGACAAAATCTAGCCAATCGTTGGGTTGTTCCATACAACCCATATCTCCTTGCAACATTTGACTCTCACATTAATGTAGAGATTTGTTCTACAATAAAAGCAGTGAAATATCCTTACAAGTACATTTATAAAAGTCATGATCGTGTCGCTTTCAACTTGGTTTCTAAAACAAACAATCAACAAGTTGATGAAATCCAACAATTCAAGTTAGCCCGATGGATTGCTCCCCCAGAagaaatttggagaatatatGGATTTATTATCAATGAGATGTCCCCAGCAGTATATAGTTTGCATTTACATCTGGAGGATCAACACCCGGTCACTTTTCGAGCAAACGACAATCTAATTAACATCCTCAATTTAGACCATTCTAGAAAATCTATgctaacacaattctttgcattaAATCGAGTAGATGAAAATGCAAAGAAattactatataaaaaaaattcttga
- the LOC133806955 gene encoding uncharacterized protein LOC133806955, with protein MKTVIGRIVIGNPFEGERYFVRLLLNHVRGPLSFEDLRTVEGILAPTFHEAATMQGLLQRDSSLEGCLLEASLYEMPSSLRRLFATILVYCNPTNPRDLWERFEDDMSIGFKSSGYYPKN; from the coding sequence ATGAAAACAGTCATAGGTCGTATTGTTATAGGAAATCCATTTGAGGGTGAACGTTATTTTGTGCGGTTATTGCTAAACCATGTAAGGGGACCACTGTCCTTTGAAGATCTTAGAACAGTCGAAGGCATTTTGGCCCCAACATTTCATGAGGCAGCAACAATGCAAGGTTTGTTACAAAGAGACAGTAGCTTAGAAGGTTgtttacttgaagcatctttaTATGAAATGCCATCAAGTTTGAGGCGACTGTTCGCAACAATATTGGTATATTGTAATCCAACCAATCCAAGAGACCTTTGGGAACGTTTTGAGGATGATATGTCAATTGGTTTCAAATCATCAGGatattatcccaaaaattga